AGTCTCTGCAATGCGAGCCGGACTGCGCAAACTTGATGGCGGGCTCTATTACCGTACGGATGATGTCAATCTGCGTTTTATGGCTGGCTTTTCTTCTTCCACCGGGTTTGTCGGCAGCAACTTCGGGGTGCTCGAAGCCAATGACTACCAGATTCAGTATCAAAGTTTGCAGGGCAATGGTGCATTTGGCAAACTCGGCTGGTTCTTTCAAGTTACACGCACGGCAAACGATGCAGGCAAGTCCTTTCAGCTGCACGACCGTGCTGAATGGTTTGCACGCGAAGCCATTCGCCTGCGCTCCCTGCCCGGCGGCGCAACGCTCACACGCGATCAGCTGCTTGCACAAGTGCGGCGCGACTTCATTGACTCGGCTTCAGCCACAATCGACCAATCTCAACTCTGGGATTCAGAACTGCAACTGCGATACGACATCGAAGGCTTTGAGCTCGTTGGCGGCTTTCAGTATCGCTTCTACAATCCCAAAGGCAGTTATCTCTCCAATAACCCCAACCTTGTGCTTGCCAATGTCTCCAACTTTCTCTCGATTGATATTACTGCAACAGAAATCGGCGGCTACCTGCAAGTCGACCGCCGCTTCTTTGACAACAAATTGCGCGTGACACTTGCCGCCCGTCTTGACGACCACACCTACTATGATCCGCAGTTCAGCCCGAAACTGAGTCTTGGCTACGAAATCGTGGAAAATCAAAACCTGCGTGCTGGTTTCAACCGTGCTTTCAAAGTGCCTGTAATTTTGGAAAATCATCTTTTCCTCTTCAACGGCGCAGCACGCGGCAATGTAGGCGGATACACCGTGCGTGATGGTGCTCCCGATGCACAAGGCAATCCAACTGGCAATATCGTTGCTGTCTATAATCCCCTTCGCCCAGAAGAAGTCAATACCTTTGAGTTCGGCTATAAAGGACTCTTTGAGCGCAAACTCTTTATTGATTTCGTAGCGTATTACTCACGCTACACCAACTTTATTAGTCCTGCATTCCAAATCTCAGATGGCGTACGCACCTTTGCATACGATAACCGTACCAATCGCCGTGTGGGCGTGCTCGAAGATGCACAAGGTCGCCCACTCTTTCCTGGTATTGCTGGTCAACTTACCACTTACTTTAATTATGGTGCCGCCGTCATCACAGGCTTCGACTTAGGCGCTTCATATTACTTTACAGATGATCTCTTGCTTGAAGGCAGCATCTCGTACATGACCCTCTCTAATGCTGAAAATCCATTTGAAGCGCAAGGCATTCCGCTCCTGCTTAACGCGCCAAACTGGAAATTCAAAGGCACCGTGACACTACGCAATCAATTAGCACCGGGAACGTTCCTCGTCTTGCATGCACGTCATATTCCAAGCTACACTTTCCGCGCCGGTCGCTGGAATGGCGTCCTCAACGATCGCACGGTTGTCGACCTCACGGTGGGCTATGAGTGGAAAGATGTTGGGGTTACAATTCAAGGCAGCGTCAATAACCTTCTAGACAATCAAACACCTGATGTGCTAGGCTCGCCAATTATGCGTCGATTCTTTTCTGTCCAAGCCTCTTACGCTATTGGCAGCTTTCTCAATCGATAGAGCGCAACTTTTGCCTCTTGCGCGCCATTTTGATTTTACAGTAATTGAGCATAGAGCGACTTTCATTCGGGAGTCGCTCTTATTTTTAGTCGTGTAGTCAATGATATTGACGCCCTCAGCGATTTTCCTAGTCTCGTAGCGCGTCACAGTTGCAAGTGCATTAATACGCTCTGTAATACGCTTAATGGTCTCATCAAAACGGCGCACTTCTTCTGGTGTGGCACGGTTTTGCTCCAATTTTGAGCGGATAAAAAGCATGGTTTGCAAGCCATTGAAGACGATATCGGTTACGGTTGTCATCGTATCGCGCAAGGCTTGCAGTTGCGATTCTTCCCGCACTTTCTCCAGCAGGTTTGAACTGCTCAGCCAAGACAGATCAGAAATTGGGGTTACGGTTGCCACTTTATAGCGTTTGCCTGTCTTTGAGATAAGTCGTTCAGCCGTTACATACACCTGCATTTCTGTCCCATCTTTTCGCTGTACGCGCCAGAGAGCACTGCTTTCTGGATTGCCGGCAATAAATGCATCGTGCAACTGCACTGCTTTCTGACGCAGAGGCTCTGGCACGAGCATTGTAAAGTGCTTACCAATCAATTCTTCCTTTTCATAGCCATAAATTTTGCAGTAACTTGTATTGACCGAGACAAAATTACCCTGCTCATCTGTGATGCAAAACCCTACTTTCGCTGATTCATAAATTAAAGTGAGCAGTTGCTCGCTGTCGTGTAACAGTTCATCCAGAGGCATAGTCAGAGTTTGCAAGGTTAAAATGTCTTATGGTAAGTCTCGTTCTTGCTATGTACAAAGCCTTCGACGACGCCAGACGTTTGTTATGTTACTCAAACAGGGCTTCTGTGAATTTTTGTCGGTCAAAAATTTGCAGGTCGTCGATCTGCTCGCCGACACCAATATACTTGACGGGAATGCTAAGTTCATTAGAAATTGCAATGACAACGCCACCTTTTGCTGTACCATCGAGTTTGGTCAGAATAAGCCCTGTTACATCGACAGCCTTCAAAAACTCTTTGGCTTGATTGATGGCATTTTGCCCTGTTGAGCTATCGAGTACAAGCAAGACTTCATCGGGCGCGGTTGGCAACTTTTTTTTCATCACGCGCTTAATTTTTGCAAGCTCTTCCATCAGGTGGGTTTTGTTATGCAAGCGTCCTGCTGTATCGACGAGTACAATATCGATTTTCTTTGCGATAGCAGAACTTAGCGCATCAAAGACTACCGCACTGGGATCGACACCCTGTCCGTGTGCTACAATTGGCACGCCAGCACGTTCTGCCCAAATTTCAAGTTGCTCTGTGGCAGCTGCCCGAAATGTGTCAGCGGCAGCAATCAGGACGGTTTTACCGGCTTTTTTGTAGTTGTATGCCATCTTGCCAATGCTGGTGGTTTTGCCCACACCATTGACCCCGACAATCATAATCACATAGGGTGAATGTGGCAAGGCAGCTTCAAAGTCAACCAGCGTGGTCGTGCGAGCATCGAGCATCATTTTCTGAATTTCATCGCGCACCATTTTCTGCAATTCGTCCTCATTCATATAGCGCTCTTTCTTGGCACGCGCTGAAATCGCTTCCACGATTTTGAGTGTGGTTTGCACACCCACATCTGCCGCGATGAGAATTTGCTCTAACTCTTCTAAAAATTCGTCATCAATCTTGGTTTTGCCTTTGACTAAGCGTGAGATCTTGCTGGTGAGATTCTCACGCGTTTTCTTCAGCCCTTCTTTGAGACGCGAAATCTTGAAGGCATCAAAAAAGCCCATTGATTTGTTTACTGGTTTTGAGATTCCTTTTTCAATTTCAAACAACCTGATACATTACAGCGCTTTAATGACTTTTGCATATTTTGGTCTAATATAAACTTTCCTTGCGCAATGTCATTTACACGCGTTTCCGAAATCGGTGAGTTTGGCTTAATTGACAAGCTCTATCAAATCGTTCAGCCCACCGAGCAACAGCTTGCCACACTCAAAAAAGGTATTGGTGATGATTGCGCCGTAATTGATTTACAAAACGGTAAATATCAAGTCCTCTCTACCGATTTGCTTTTAGAGCATATTCATTTTGATCTGCTCACCACACCGCTTGAACACTTGGGTGCAAAAGCTATCAGTGTCAATGTCTCTGACATCTGCGCCATGAATGCGCGTCCACTTTATGCCACCGTCTCCGTTGCGCTTTCCGAAAAAATTTCTGTCGAGATGATGACGTCACTCTACTCGGGCATCAAGAAAGCTGCTGAACAATACCGTATTGCGATTGTCGGCGGCGATACCTCTGCCTCAACCGCTGGATTGGTGATTTCAGTAACCGTTGTCGGCGAAGTGGAAGCCGAACATCTGGTTTATCGCAGTGGAGCAGCTGTCGGTGACTTGATTTGCGTCACCGGTGATGTCGGTCGCTCTTACGCTGGTCTCAAAGTCTTGATGCGCGAGCGACAATTGATGCTTGAGCTTTTTGCTGAAAATCCCGATATGGACCGCGATAGCTACAAACCAGATTTCTCCGAGTATCAAAGCGCTATTGAGAAACATCTTCTACCAAAAGCACGGCTCGATATCATCAAACTCTTTGCCGAAAAGCATCTTGTCCCTACTGCCATGATTGATATCTCCGATGGCTTAGGCTCTGAAATTAAGCATATTTGTCAAGCCTCTGGCACTGGCGCCCTACTTGAAGAAAATCGCATTCCGATTCTTTCAGAAGTGCGTGAGATTGCCAGCGAATTTGAAGATGACGCTTTGACTTATGCGCTCTTCGGCGGCGAAGACTATGAACTCTGCTTTACAATTCGCCCAAGCGATTTTCCTAAAATTGAAAGCGTAAAAGATATTAGTGTTATTGGTCGTGTGCAGCCTAAGGCGTTTGGAGTCAAACTGCGCGATATGTATGGCTACGAAGAAGATCTCTCGCAATACTCTGGCTTTGAGCACTTTGCAAAACCTCAATCAAAAGATACGGTGGCAGACTCAACGCATGAGCATCAGCACGATCATGATGACGAAGAAGATGTCTGGGGTGAAGCAAAATCATAGCTTTTATATCGTCCTGACCTGACACTGTTGCACTGCGTTTTTCTTGGACATCAACGCTTGCAGTTTTGCCCCGAATTTTTCGTGCAAAGTTTTTTATTTTTACTGGTACTGCTTCATAACCCTTTTAGCAAAAAAATCTATGTCAGACCATTATAGCAAACTTTTTGCCTCCTACACCGATGCCATCACTTACGAGAAACTTCCGAAAGAGACTATTCATGAAGTCAAGCGGCGCATTCTTGATAGTTTTGGCACAGCCATGAGTGCAATGGGCGAGGATACGCCGAAAGCGGTGCGCAATTATGCCTATGATTTTGCTCTTGCGCCTGGACAGCGTGGTGGGACACTTTGGGGCACAGCAACCAAAACCCCACCTGAAATCGCTGGTTTCGTCAATGGCGTTGGTGTGCGCTACCTTGATTTTAACGACACCTATCTTTCCAAAGAGCCGCTACACCCGTCGGATATGATTGGGGCGCTCATGGCTCTGGCTGAGTGGAACGGCAACTCAACAACCGACCTTATCACAGCACTCGCAATTGCTTATGAAATTCCAATAAACCTCTGCGATGCTGCAAGCTTGCGCAAGAACCGCTGGGATCATGTCAATTACATTGCTATTGGCACAGCGTGTGGCGCAGCCAAACTCTTAGGCTTGAAAGGCGAAGCCATTGAGCATGCTATCTCTATTGCCATTGTGCCACATGCTTCAATGCGTCAGACGCGTGCAGGTGAACTTTCTATGTGGAAAGGTGCTGCTGCTGCAAACTCAGCACGCAATGGCGTCTTCGGTGCCCTGCTTGCCGCAAAAGGCGTAACAGGACCTTATCAACCTTTCGATGGGGAAATGGGCTTCTTTCGTCAATTGCTCAATGGCGAAAAGTTCGATGACAAATTTCTTGCAGGCATGCAAAAAGGTGAGCCACCTCGTCGCATCATGGATACTTACATCAAATTCTGGCCCGTCGAATACCATGCGCAAAGTGCTGTCGATGCCGCTCTGAAATTGCACAAGCAAATGAATGGCGCAAAACTTAAATCCTTGCACATCGACACCTTCAAAGCCTCTTACGAAATTATCGCCAAAGACCCTGAAAAGTGGGAGCCGAAAACACGTGAAACCGCAGACCATTCCATTCAATACATCACACTTGTGGCGCTAATGGATGGCAAGATTACGAAAGAGTCGTTCTCACATGAGCGCATCTTTGACCCAACTACGCGCAAGATGCTCAAGGAAAATGTTACGCTTGCTGAAGACCCGAAACTTACGGAAGGATATCCTTTCGGTATTCCGAACCGCATTACTGTAACGACAGACGCAGGTCAGACACTCTCTTTGGAAGTAAGTTTTCCACGCGGGCATGCACAAAATCCCATGACGGACGATGAAGTGGTCGAAAAACTTACGTCCAACACAGAGTATTGCTGGACGCCAGCACAACGTCAGCGCGTTGTCGACATGGTCTTCAATTATGAAAAACACACGGTCTCAGAGGTTGTCGAGGCAATTCGCATTTGAGTTTGATTCATTGCTCGGATGTGCCAAACTTTCTAAATGTCTTGGCACGCTATTTTACCATATCACTCTTTGTTGTGTATGACTTGGCTTGTTCGTGAGTTTTCATCTCTTTCTGCTGGTGCCCGTCTTAGTGCGCGCTTGCAGCAAGGCGGCATTATTAAAGCCCCAGGTGTTTTCAACGCTTTGGTCGGACTTTGTGCGCAGAAAGTTGGTTTTGACGCCGCATATTTTTCTGGGGCAGCGTTCTCAGCCTCCATGGGATTGCCTGACTTAGGGCTTTTTACTTTGTCAGAACTTGCAGACGCTGTGCGCCCGATTACCCGCGCCACTGACCTTCCACTTATTGTCGATGTGGATACTGGCTTTGGTGAAGCACTCAATGTGATGCGCACAGTCAGAGAACTTGAAGATGCTGGG
The sequence above is drawn from the [Chlorobium] sp. 445 genome and encodes:
- a CDS encoding propanediol utilization protein is translated as MSDHYSKLFASYTDAITYEKLPKETIHEVKRRILDSFGTAMSAMGEDTPKAVRNYAYDFALAPGQRGGTLWGTATKTPPEIAGFVNGVGVRYLDFNDTYLSKEPLHPSDMIGALMALAEWNGNSTTDLITALAIAYEIPINLCDAASLRKNRWDHVNYIAIGTACGAAKLLGLKGEAIEHAISIAIVPHASMRQTRAGELSMWKGAAAANSARNGVFGALLAAKGVTGPYQPFDGEMGFFRQLLNGEKFDDKFLAGMQKGEPPRRIMDTYIKFWPVEYHAQSAVDAALKLHKQMNGAKLKSLHIDTFKASYEIIAKDPEKWEPKTRETADHSIQYITLVALMDGKITKESFSHERIFDPTTRKMLKENVTLAEDPKLTEGYPFGIPNRITVTTDAGQTLSLEVSFPRGHAQNPMTDDEVVEKLTSNTEYCWTPAQRQRVVDMVFNYEKHTVSEVVEAIRI
- a CDS encoding signal recognition particle-docking protein FtsY encodes the protein MGFFDAFKISRLKEGLKKTRENLTSKISRLVKGKTKIDDEFLEELEQILIAADVGVQTTLKIVEAISARAKKERYMNEDELQKMVRDEIQKMMLDARTTTLVDFEAALPHSPYVIMIVGVNGVGKTTSIGKMAYNYKKAGKTVLIAAADTFRAAATEQLEIWAERAGVPIVAHGQGVDPSAVVFDALSSAIAKKIDIVLVDTAGRLHNKTHLMEELAKIKRVMKKKLPTAPDEVLLVLDSSTGQNAINQAKEFLKAVDVTGLILTKLDGTAKGGVVIAISNELSIPVKYIGVGEQIDDLQIFDRQKFTEALFE
- the thiL gene encoding thiamine-phosphate kinase; this encodes MSFTRVSEIGEFGLIDKLYQIVQPTEQQLATLKKGIGDDCAVIDLQNGKYQVLSTDLLLEHIHFDLLTTPLEHLGAKAISVNVSDICAMNARPLYATVSVALSEKISVEMMTSLYSGIKKAAEQYRIAIVGGDTSASTAGLVISVTVVGEVEAEHLVYRSGAAVGDLICVTGDVGRSYAGLKVLMRERQLMLELFAENPDMDRDSYKPDFSEYQSAIEKHLLPKARLDIIKLFAEKHLVPTAMIDISDGLGSEIKHICQASGTGALLEENRIPILSEVREIASEFEDDALTYALFGGEDYELCFTIRPSDFPKIESVKDISVIGRVQPKAFGVKLRDMYGYEEDLSQYSGFEHFAKPQSKDTVADSTHEHQHDHDDEEDVWGEAKS